Below is a genomic region from Methanococcus vannielii SB.
ATTCTGAAATTTCTTCATCTGTTTTTGAACTTGCAATTAATTCCTTTGTCGTTGCCATGTCTATTCCGTAAAAACATGGTGAAACTATTCTTGGAGAGCCTATTCTTAAATGTACTTCTTTTGCACCTGCTTTTCTTGCCATTTTTATAATTTTTCCAGAGGTAGTACCTCGTACTATACTGTCATCAATTAATGTTACTTTTTTATCCCTTAAAAGGTGTTTCACAGGATTTAATTTAAGTCTTACCGCTAAATCTCGTTCTTCTTGGGTTGGAAGAATAAATGTTCTTCCAATATATCTATTTTTAATTAAAGCTTCGTAGTATGGAACACTTGCTTCTTCAGTATATCCTTGTGAAAATATAATTCCCGAGTCAGGTACTGGGGAAACCACGTCAGAATTATTTGGATTTTCCCTTGCAAGAATCCGCCCAATATTTCTCCTAACGGCATAAACACTTATTCCATCAATTACTGAATCAGGTCTTGCAAAATAAACATATTCAAACATGCATGTTGATGCATTGCCATTTGAATTTGGAAGTTTGTAAGTTTTCATTTCATTATTTTTAATAACAACCATTTCCCCGGGGGAAACATCTTTTTCAAAATCAACGTTTACTATATCAAGCGCGCAACTTTCTGAGCTAAAATAGTATGCACCCTCATCTTTTCCAATACAAAGTGGTTTAAAACCTTTCGGATCCCTTAGTGCAATTAGGGTATCATCGTAAATTATTAAAAGAGAATATGCACCATTTAGTTTTTCTGTAACTTTCATAATTGCGGATATTATATCGTCATCTTTTAAAAGTTCCCTTACTAAAAGTTGCGCAATTACTTCCGAATCGGTTGATGAAACAAATATATGCCCATTTTTTTCGAGTTCTCGCTTTAATTCTGAGGAATTTACAATATCGCCATTATGGGCAATTGCAATTTTTCCAAAAGAGCTATTTACAACAAAAGGCTGACAATTTTCAATTATGTTTCCGCCAGTTGTAGAGTATCTAACGTGGCCAATTCCAATATGTCCATACAAATTTTGAAGATTTTTATTTGAAAAAACTTCTGGAACAAGCCCTAGTCCTTTATAATACCCTATTTCTTTACCATTACCTACTGCAATACCTGCACCTTCTTGACCTCGGTGTTGGAGTGCATAAAGCCCGTAATAAACTTTTTTGACGATATTACTTTTCTCATGAGAATAAATACCAAAGATTCCACACATGATATCACGAATAAAATTGATAGAATAACTAACTTAAACTAATATTTAAGCGTTTCAAAAAAGGTAGTCAGGATTTAATTTTAAGTAAAAAAGAAATGGTATTATTTTAATCTATTTCCTTTTCCTGTTACTTTTTTCCATTTCCATGCAAATCTTTTGATTTTGGTGCTTTTACCAAATCCACATGCTGCACATGCTTTTTTTCTAACATGGTATGCTCTTCTACCGCATCTTCTGCATACTATGTGGTTTGAACCTTTATTATGTCTTCCTTGGGAGGGTGTTCCTTTTGTCATTTATTTCACCGTGTTTATCTTCTTCCTCTTTTGATATGTCGAAATCACATAAAAAACTAACTATTGATTTCACGATATATTCATAGGGTACTAAAAATAATGCTTTTAATACATTATTTATTAAAATAATGTATTATAGTGATACGTAAAGTACGTTGTCGCCCCTTACGACCAACATTGGGAATTCTTTTTCTTCATCACTTTCAATTTTTGCATTTTCTAATGCAACATTCATGTGTAAGTCATAAGCTTTTAGTCTTCCCTTAACAAGTTTACCGTCTTTTAAGTACACAGTAACATTTGTGTTAATTGACTTACCTAAAGCATCTAATGGTCTTTGTGTGTCCATCATATTCGCACCTCGCATAATAAAAAACAACTGCTAAATCTGGTTTGTAGAAATAAATAAATAGTTCTGATATATAATACTTTCCAAATATTTACTTTTTATTTATTTTATGGTTCTATATGGAGGTATATCATGGTAATGACACTAGCTGAGAAAATTTTGGCAAAAGCTTCAGGAAATAGTCAGGTTTCACCTGGAGATATCGTAATGGCAAAAGTAGAAACTGCAATGGTTCATGACATCACTGGCCCGCTTTCAGTAAATACGCTGAAAAAAGAAGGTATTGAAAAAGTATGGGATAATGAAAAAATAGTTATTCCATTTGACCACCAAATCCCCGCAGACAGTATCAATGCTGCAGAAAACCATATATTAATGAGAAACTTTGTAAAAGAGCAGGGCATTAAGCATTTTTATGACATAAGGGAAGGAGTATGCCATCAAGTACTACCTGAAAAAGGTCATGTTGTTCCAGGAACCGTAATTGTTGGTGCAGACAGCCATACGTGTACTTATGGTGCATTTGGTTCATTTGCAACAGGCATTGGAAGTACAGACATGGCAGCAGTATTTGCAACAGGAGAATTATGGTTCAAAGTTCCAGAAACAATGTATTTTAATATTTCTGGACATTTAAAGCCGGAAGTAATGTCTAAGGACATAATTTTAAGTATAATTGGAATGGTTGGTGCAGACGGTGCTACATATAAAGCTGCACAGTTTGCTGGTGAAACCGTAAAAGAAATGACAATTGCATCAAGAATGACGATGTCAAACATGGCAATTGAAATGGGCGGAAAAGCAGGCTTAATTGAACCGGATAGAAAAACAGTAGAGTATGTTAAAACTGCAATGGAAAAAAATAACACAGCAAGGCCTTTTGATATAATCATTGGGGACAAAAATGCAGAGTATGAAGAAAAGTTTGAAATTGAAGTAAATGACTTAGAACCCGTAATGGCGTGCCCACATAATGTTGATAATGTAAAAACCGTTAGAGAAGTTTCAGGAACCCCTATTGACCAAGTATTTATTGGTTCATGTACAAACGGAAGAATAGAAGATTTAAGGGCAGCTTTAAACGTAATTGAAAAACACGGGGGAATTTCAAAAGATATCCGGGTTATAGTAACGCCTGCTTCAAGAAGTGTAATGCTAAAAGCACTTGATGAAGGATTAATTCAGAAATTCTATAAGTACGGCTGTGTTGTAACAAACCCTTCATGTTCTGCATGTATGGGTGCATTGTACGGTCTTTTAGGGCCTAAAGAAGTTGGTATTGCAACATCAAACAGGAACTTTAGGGGGAGAGAAGGTTCGCTTGAATCAGACGTTTATCTTGCATCGCCAATTACTGCGGCTGCATGTGCAGTTAAGGGGGAAATTATCGACCCAAGAGACCTTTAAGATAATTAAAATAAATAACTTATAAAATAACTTATAAAAATAGTATTAAATTCTTCTTTTTTAAAATTTTAAAAAGTATGAAAAATATTTTAATATTTTAATATTTTTAAAATGTCAAAAACACTCAATGTGCCAATAATCTTATCATTTTCGCCTACAACAGGATAAGCAAAAACTTCGTTTTCAATCATTTTAAGAATTAATTCGTCAGTTAATTCATCGTTTGGACTTAAAATCTTAATTTCATCTAAAAATAACATTGCTTCCTCAATTTTTACATGCTTACAACCAGTAAGTAAGTCTAATGATGTAATCCAACCTACAATCTTTCCATCCTCGACCACTGCTGCATAGCTTTTTTTACTTTTGTAAAGCTTTTGAATTACTTCTCCAGCTATATCATTAAGTAAAAACGTTAAAAAGTCTTCGTTCATGACGTCTTTTATAAGCAAAAAACCACCTTAAAACGTAAAAAAATTATTTTTTAAATGGCTCTTTTAAAACCATTAATCTATCAGTACAAGTAAAACATGGGTCGCAACTTGCGATAATTAATTCTGCATCGCTTACATGGTAACCTTTTACAATTTCTTCCATTGCTCCAAGGTTTGTTGCAGTTGGAGTCCTTACTTTTGCCTGTCTTACTTGCCCCTCATCATCAAGCCCATAGGAGTAGTATTGTTCCCCCCTCTGTGCTTCAGTATAACAATCAATTGGCTTAAATTTGTGGAGTTCATAGTTTGGATTGTAAATTCTATTGTCTTTACAGTCTTTTAGCATATTTATTGCCTGCTTGATGATTTTTATACTTTCAAAACACTCGTAAAATCTAACAGCAACTCTTGAAAGTACATCTCCGCCATCAAGCAATATTTCATCAAATTCATAAGGGTCGTATTCAGGAACATAGCCCATTTTTCTTACGTCTGATTTTATGTTACTCCCCCTTGCGGTCGGGCCCACTGCATGAAATTTTGCAGCGGTTTTTCTATCCAAAATACCAATATTTTTAACCCTTGAAACAATCATCGGGTCATTTAATGTCCGGTTTATCAATTTAGTAAGTCCTTCTTCATATTTTTCAATTCGATCAAGTATAACTGGAATTTGGCTATCCGAAATATTGCATCTTGGCCGTACACCCCCAATAATGGGGCATGAATAATGAACTCGGTTTCCGGATATTTCAAAAAATAACTGCATTATGGGCTCCCTTAACATGAAACTTCTCATTGACATTGTTTCATGACCCAAAATTTCAAAAGCATGTCCAAAAAGTAGTGTGTGGGAATGTAGCCTCTCTAATTCTTCTACAATAAGCCGTATATGGTTTGCACGTTCTGGCACTTCAATTTTGCACCCGATTTCAACAACCCTTGCAGCACTCCAAAGGTGAATGTGTGAACAAATTCC
It encodes:
- the purF gene encoding amidophosphoribosyltransferase, with translation MCGIFGIYSHEKSNIVKKVYYGLYALQHRGQEGAGIAVGNGKEIGYYKGLGLVPEVFSNKNLQNLYGHIGIGHVRYSTTGGNIIENCQPFVVNSSFGKIAIAHNGDIVNSSELKRELEKNGHIFVSSTDSEVIAQLLVRELLKDDDIISAIMKVTEKLNGAYSLLIIYDDTLIALRDPKGFKPLCIGKDEGAYYFSSESCALDIVNVDFEKDVSPGEMVVIKNNEMKTYKLPNSNGNASTCMFEYVYFARPDSVIDGISVYAVRRNIGRILARENPNNSDVVSPVPDSGIIFSQGYTEEASVPYYEALIKNRYIGRTFILPTQEERDLAVRLKLNPVKHLLRDKKVTLIDDSIVRGTTSGKIIKMARKAGAKEVHLRIGSPRIVSPCFYGIDMATTKELIASSKTDEEISECIGADSVAYLSINGLVEAIGRNDLCLACLTGKYPTDVSCKFNCEK
- a CDS encoding CBS domain-containing protein, which produces MLIKDVMNEDFLTFLLNDIAGEVIQKLYKSKKSYAAVVEDGKIVGWITSLDLLTGCKHVKIEEAMLFLDEIKILSPNDELTDELILKMIENEVFAYPVVGENDKIIGTLSVFDILKILKY
- a CDS encoding 50S ribosomal protein L37e is translated as MTKGTPSQGRHNKGSNHIVCRRCGRRAYHVRKKACAACGFGKSTKIKRFAWKWKKVTGKGNRLK
- a CDS encoding 3-isopropylmalate dehydratase large subunit translates to MVMTLAEKILAKASGNSQVSPGDIVMAKVETAMVHDITGPLSVNTLKKEGIEKVWDNEKIVIPFDHQIPADSINAAENHILMRNFVKEQGIKHFYDIREGVCHQVLPEKGHVVPGTVIVGADSHTCTYGAFGSFATGIGSTDMAAVFATGELWFKVPETMYFNISGHLKPEVMSKDIILSIIGMVGADGATYKAAQFAGETVKEMTIASRMTMSNMAIEMGGKAGLIEPDRKTVEYVKTAMEKNNTARPFDIIIGDKNAEYEEKFEIEVNDLEPVMACPHNVDNVKTVREVSGTPIDQVFIGSCTNGRIEDLRAALNVIEKHGGISKDIRVIVTPASRSVMLKALDEGLIQKFYKYGCVVTNPSCSACMGALYGLLGPKEVGIATSNRNFRGREGSLESDVYLASPITAAACAVKGEIIDPRDL
- a CDS encoding hydrogenase large subunit, producing the protein MYEGEIAIGPVHATMLEPHRLRLFIEDEIVKDAELTIGVNHRGVERLMEGLPVEKACILCEKICGICSHIHLWSAARVVEIGCKIEVPERANHIRLIVEELERLHSHTLLFGHAFEILGHETMSMRSFMLREPIMQLFFEISGNRVHYSCPIIGGVRPRCNISDSQIPVILDRIEKYEEGLTKLINRTLNDPMIVSRVKNIGILDRKTAAKFHAVGPTARGSNIKSDVRKMGYVPEYDPYEFDEILLDGGDVLSRVAVRFYECFESIKIIKQAINMLKDCKDNRIYNPNYELHKFKPIDCYTEAQRGEQYYSYGLDDEGQVRQAKVRTPTATNLGAMEEIVKGYHVSDAELIIASCDPCFTCTDRLMVLKEPFKK
- a CDS encoding LSm family protein, with the translated sequence MMDTQRPLDALGKSINTNVTVYLKDGKLVKGRLKAYDLHMNVALENAKIESDEEKEFPMLVVRGDNVLYVSL